The Cellulophaga sp. L1A9 genome window below encodes:
- a CDS encoding NADAR family protein has protein sequence MDFKKLSDKEIKQLPKVERYAYYDKLSLVELDNWKQLSWSDKKKDIFSGYEFYIGRRGIEGINLEEIIDIAIKNSPNKHSDYISPIIKLYNERILVNEDYTFFWETKSPFSQWYKSAFEATTLLVEGISYGNEIYKVKRQEILGDFPFEVQEYSSAEQFMMYHKAMIFLDRETARKIMLTNNVKIIKELGRQVSDFNLETWKYFRSKIVYEGNKAKFSQNKELKQALLDTASTTLVESAPNDRIWGIGLSKDNIQSKKRETWKGKNLLGEILTIIREEFLTEQ, from the coding sequence ATGGATTTCAAAAAATTATCTGATAAAGAAATCAAACAACTACCAAAAGTTGAAAGGTATGCCTATTATGACAAGTTAAGCCTTGTTGAATTAGATAACTGGAAACAATTATCTTGGAGTGATAAAAAGAAAGATATATTTTCTGGTTACGAATTTTATATTGGACGCAGAGGTATAGAGGGTATTAATCTTGAAGAAATTATAGATATAGCAATTAAAAATAGTCCGAATAAACATTCAGATTACATTAGTCCAATAATCAAACTCTACAATGAGAGAATTTTAGTCAATGAAGATTATACTTTCTTTTGGGAGACTAAATCACCTTTTTCTCAATGGTATAAATCAGCTTTTGAAGCCACAACACTTTTAGTAGAGGGTATTAGTTATGGAAATGAAATTTACAAAGTTAAAAGACAAGAGATTTTAGGAGATTTTCCTTTTGAAGTTCAAGAATATTCTTCCGCAGAACAATTTATGATGTATCATAAAGCTATGATATTCTTAGATAGAGAAACTGCCAGAAAAATAATGTTGACTAATAATGTTAAAATAATAAAAGAACTCGGTAGACAAGTATCAGACTTTAATTTAGAAACTTGGAAGTATTTTAGAAGTAAAATAGTATATGAAGGAAATAAAGCTAAATTTTCTCAAAACAAGGAATTGAAGCAGGCTTTATTAGACACAGCAAGTACAACTTTAGTTGAATCAGCACCTAATGACAGAATATGGGGAATTGGATTATCTAAAGACAATATTCAGTCTAAAAAAAGAGAAACTTGGAAAGGAAAAAATTTATTGGGAGAGATATTAACGATAATCAGAGAGGAATTCTTAACCGAACAATAA
- a CDS encoding transposase, protein MFHIIGEWCVLNKFETPSQLCSYVSITLTIRESGSSVRGRARIRKVGNRKLRKLLLLCSFNACKHNKACRAVYERIVNKGQRKKLALIAIASKLVKQSFASAKSGRSYDERYVFILPG, encoded by the coding sequence GTGTTTCATATAATCGGTGAATGGTGCGTTTTAAACAAGTTTGAAACGCCATCACAGCTTTGTAGTTATGTCAGTATAACCCTAACGATACGAGAGTCGGGGAGCAGTGTAAGAGGTCGAGCACGAATAAGGAAGGTCGGCAATAGAAAGCTTCGGAAGCTACTGCTTCTATGTTCTTTCAATGCTTGTAAGCACAACAAGGCATGTAGAGCGGTATATGAGCGAATCGTGAACAAAGGGCAACGTAAGAAACTGGCATTGATAGCCATTGCCAGCAAACTAGTTAAACAGTCCTTTGCTAGTGCAAAATCTGGCAGATCCTATGATGAAAGGTACGTTTTTATATTGCCTGGATAA
- a CDS encoding transposase: MVFNLIGEWCVLNKFETASQPFSYDCITPTIRESGSSVRGRARISKVGNRKLRKLLFLCSFNACKHNKACREIHERIVNKGKSKKLALIAVTNKLGKQSFASAKSGRSYYETYVSVLLR, translated from the coding sequence ATAGTGTTTAATTTAATCGGTGAATGGTGCGTTTTAAACAAGTTTGAAACGGCATCACAGCCTTTTAGTTATGACTGTATAACTCCAACGATACGTGAGTCGGGGAGTAGTGTAAGAGGTCGAGCGAGAATAAGTAAGGTCGGCAATAGAAAGCTTCGGAAGCTATTGTTTCTATGTTCTTTCAATGCTTGTAAGCATAACAAGGCATGCAGAGAAATACATGAGCGAATCGTGAACAAAGGGAAGAGCAAGAAACTGGCACTGATAGCCGTTACTAACAAACTAGGTAAACAGTCCTTTGCTAGTGCAAAATCTGGCAGATCATATTACGAAACTTACGTGTCTGTATTGCTTAGATAA
- a CDS encoding DUF2314 domain-containing protein: MEINKDNPTMIAAIKNAKNSIDQFKKLLDLYPKEGHVKVPFLTNSGETEFLWGDVTKIMNSDLDIFLTTPPITHDGKMARNVKYSLYDIVDWTVTIPDEKIKGGFTMKAMFEIYIDKYGELPEILLQEKNMYE; encoded by the coding sequence TTGGAAATTAATAAAGATAACCCGACAATGATTGCCGCAATTAAAAATGCAAAAAATAGTATAGACCAGTTTAAAAAATTATTAGACCTATACCCGAAAGAAGGACATGTTAAAGTTCCATTTTTGACAAACTCAGGTGAAACTGAATTTCTTTGGGGAGATGTCACCAAAATAATGAATAGTGATTTAGATATTTTTTTAACTACTCCACCAATTACTCATGATGGAAAAATGGCCAGAAATGTAAAGTACAGCCTATATGATATTGTGGACTGGACCGTAACTATCCCAGATGAAAAAATAAAAGGAGGGTTTACTATGAAAGCCATGTTTGAAATTTATATCGACAAATATGGCGAACTACCCGAAATACTACTTCAGGAAAAAAATATGTACGAGTAA
- a CDS encoding amidohydrolase family protein, whose protein sequence is MKKQNVRKLFYSLLIISVVSIGVFIWANKELNKVNGKSTDVINISSNIKPSSSIYIKNISVLSEDCSHFIENQDVVIENGKIISLSQNQLVDITFRIIDGTNKFLIPGLIDSHVHLKESKNDLYLYLVNGITYVREMAGRPLNLEWRKSLQENEIAPRIFITSPPIYSEKGLTGYYYAWTRQAINYSNKEDAEKAIKEIKEQGYDAIKMYGFVNPEMFKATLEIAKKYEIPVIGHVPQVNLETLYQSGQKEVAHIEELTKKNMEDFGKSIKNNPEEYLDFLKTHSDQIAKKLKENNIYVTSTISLAESFPRQRFDLNSELKNVELKYVNPKIIEGTELYKLGWLPKQNGYEYDGEDNVGARELSFTYWKTYVDAIHLMTKALVDNNVPIMAGTDANVPTSVPGFSLHNELESLSKSGMTNSQAIYSATVEPSNWMKSNTGKIKVGYNSDLILLSKNPLENIKNTKTIEYVFFDKYIIDKTQIKEILKGIESANNEDRNVKIEKYVN, encoded by the coding sequence ATGAAAAAACAAAACGTTAGGAAATTATTTTATAGCTTACTTATAATTTCAGTCGTTTCAATCGGAGTTTTTATTTGGGCAAATAAAGAATTGAATAAGGTTAATGGAAAATCCACAGATGTCATAAATATTTCTTCTAATATAAAACCATCTTCATCAATCTATATAAAAAACATAAGCGTACTTTCAGAAGATTGTAGTCATTTTATTGAAAACCAAGATGTAGTAATTGAAAATGGCAAAATAATTTCTTTGAGCCAAAATCAGCTTGTAGATATCACTTTTAGAATTATTGATGGTACAAACAAGTTTTTGATTCCAGGACTTATAGATTCTCACGTTCATTTAAAAGAAAGTAAAAACGACTTGTATCTATATCTTGTAAATGGAATAACTTATGTTAGAGAAATGGCTGGTAGACCATTAAATTTAGAATGGAGAAAATCATTACAAGAGAACGAAATTGCACCTCGTATATTTATTACATCACCACCAATTTACAGCGAAAAGGGATTAACAGGCTATTATTATGCTTGGACAAGACAAGCAATCAATTATTCAAATAAGGAAGATGCGGAAAAAGCAATTAAGGAAATTAAGGAACAAGGTTATGATGCAATTAAAATGTATGGCTTTGTGAATCCTGAAATGTTCAAAGCAACATTGGAAATTGCAAAGAAATATGAAATTCCTGTTATTGGTCACGTTCCTCAAGTTAATCTGGAAACTTTATACCAATCTGGTCAAAAAGAAGTTGCTCACATTGAAGAGCTGACCAAAAAAAATATGGAAGATTTTGGCAAATCAATTAAAAATAACCCTGAAGAATATCTGGATTTTTTAAAAACACATTCAGACCAAATTGCAAAAAAATTAAAAGAGAACAATATTTATGTAACGTCAACTATTTCACTCGCAGAAAGTTTTCCGAGACAACGCTTCGATTTAAATTCTGAACTTAAAAATGTAGAGTTAAAATATGTAAATCCAAAAATAATTGAAGGAACTGAACTTTACAAATTAGGTTGGTTACCTAAACAAAATGGATATGAATATGACGGAGAAGATAATGTTGGAGCAAGAGAGCTTTCTTTTACATATTGGAAAACTTATGTGGATGCTATTCATTTAATGACCAAAGCACTTGTAGATAATAATGTTCCGATAATGGCTGGTACAGATGCAAATGTTCCAACTAGTGTTCCAGGCTTTTCACTTCACAATGAACTGGAATCTTTATCTAAATCGGGAATGACCAACTCACAAGCAATCTATTCAGCAACTGTTGAACCAAGTAATTGGATGAAAAGTAACACTGGAAAAATCAAAGTTGGATATAATTCAGATTTAATACTTTTATCAAAAAATCCATTGGAAAATATAAAAAATACAAAAACAATAGAATATGTGTTTTTTGATAAATATATAATCGACAAAACTCAAATCAAAGAAATCCTAAAAGGAATAGAAAGTGCAAATAACGAAGATAGAAACGTTAAAATAGAAAAATACGTCAATTGA
- a CDS encoding bacteriocin immunity protein — MTREELIKLGEKIVKTQGTESELDELYERFNKNIPYPDGANLFYYPENYNASKDYLSQYKPTVESIVDKCLSYKPIIL; from the coding sequence ATGACAAGAGAAGAGTTAATAAAATTAGGAGAAAAAATTGTAAAAACTCAAGGAACAGAAAGTGAGCTTGATGAATTGTACGAAAGATTCAACAAAAACATACCTTATCCTGACGGAGCAAATTTATTTTATTATCCTGAAAATTATAATGCAAGTAAAGACTACTTGAGTCAATATAAACCAACAGTTGAAAGTATTGTTGATAAATGCCTTTCTTATAAACCTATTATTCTTTAA
- a CDS encoding YARHG domain-containing protein, with amino-acid sequence MKKLVFLIFVLITFLCKAQESGIFKYLNINEMKTKTLKELRIIRNEVFARKGYVFQSKDLQEYFSKQIWYKADPNSEIQLSTKEKVYINQIKNLEKSLLQNNCSCINCIGKQNINLLPLISADFLEVDKNPDKFNKLKPAQVNYTDMNPIVNGNLCGGGYAWNITCFTNIKYQLMFYVCHSDNLLLKLAVLKDDKSIDFIELYDSSLYDEDGGNIIDGFYDVDFKLDENYLEVYKIYRKRIDNPTEDTQFDTKEIRREITKYSLSKNGLVIVK; translated from the coding sequence ATGAAAAAACTAGTTTTTTTAATTTTTGTTTTAATAACCTTTTTGTGTAAAGCACAAGAAAGTGGAATATTTAAATACTTGAATATTAATGAAATGAAAACAAAAACATTAAAAGAACTTCGTATCATACGAAATGAAGTTTTTGCAAGAAAAGGTTATGTTTTTCAGAGTAAAGATTTGCAAGAATATTTTTCAAAACAAATTTGGTACAAAGCAGACCCAAATTCAGAAATACAACTTTCAACTAAGGAAAAAGTATATATAAATCAGATTAAAAATTTAGAAAAAAGTCTTTTACAAAATAATTGTTCCTGTATTAATTGTATAGGAAAACAAAATATTAATTTGTTACCCTTAATAAGTGCTGACTTTTTAGAAGTAGATAAAAATCCTGATAAATTTAATAAATTAAAACCTGCTCAAGTTAACTATACAGATATGAATCCAATAGTTAATGGAAATTTGTGTGGTGGAGGTTATGCTTGGAATATTACGTGTTTCACTAATATTAAATATCAATTAATGTTTTATGTGTGTCATAGTGACAATTTACTTTTAAAACTTGCTGTACTAAAAGATGATAAATCTATTGACTTTATAGAACTTTACGATTCGTCTTTATATGATGAAGATGGTGGTAATATTATTGACGGTTTTTATGATGTTGATTTTAAATTAGATGAGAATTATTTAGAAGTATACAAAATATATCGAAAGCGTATAGATAACCCAACTGAAGACACCCAATTTGACACCAAAGAAATACGCAGAGAAATCACTAAATATAGTCTTAGTAAAAATGGTTTAGTGATAGTTAAATAG